In Lujinxingia sediminis, a single genomic region encodes these proteins:
- a CDS encoding serine/threonine-protein kinase yields MSDDKNIPELLDVEVEPLAPDDPASISQSHRPGTSPSGFSAPSRPARKSAADPLIGTRLKDTYELVSKIGEGGMGNVYSAIQYPLERKVAVKVLKPTENNPDGEFYFMREVRAINMLRHPNIITIVDYGKEDDGTLYLVMEHLPGLTLKDVIKKEFPLDPKRVCGILIQLLSALEQAHNAEIVHCDLKPANIMVEKVAGQPDFVKVLDFGIAKVKGPAMEAGPYTQAGNIVGTFDYMSPEQIMRKDDLDGRADVWSVGVILYEMLTRKRIFHAKDAVTIIGRVMQSPIRPPSELAPDVPIPPVLEHITMRAMERNVRKRYQTAKEMRDALQRALNELESGHTGNVGPYSGDSGNYSGNYSGSLAASGLVRGGTGNMRGGTGNMRPATGPGPDSGSTSRTGLSSLYTRSGGFGAMGLEQSQRLATGIAAGTSVLDQTFSADALEGSLAGERRKVAVLAIQQRSRRKSGIDPEELARRSRQEKKLIEEIVRHFDGEIDSNLGGTYTVLFGARKARVGDNVRAVECAVALQQKFRSLEQGADHIGIGLVYGEVFVSDRKGGNAYGEAIDRAIEIARGVREASIFADEDLIDATRENVRFSNLRAIAGEEAAEVLGMEAPATRAPRDLAEIDVYVPRPVYFEELMRRATTARGTEVGKGVGGGVAILGDLGTGKSLLLDRYASALSEAGWQTFVVRDAELGAAQVALQPVRSWIRQIAQTYKDPAVLITKACEAIGLNKKHIGPVLQVFLGQQKDALNTPDVPWSDAQGFSNFAAALLYRLLRFAMKKGPVLLAIDDVMVEDRFTIDFIDNLLAGIQKQPILLAVTRRIESTALDHGLPGNFEILQIGGFSEDESRQFVAQVLGYTPPPEIVAQVHARSSGNPMFLYELVRAVLQKSGGKLASEKELLDAGVPLNLRELLAARIDALPDQLRDVLAIASVVGESFREDFFMQIIPAHLDPQGALQDLVALNFLEARFDGFERIHVAFQPRALRRVAYERLPKSTRAQLHSRIIEFLEGAPEFAAVDPIEYPLMVAFHYRAVEGFEGAAYYLTRAGELLMELYDYAGAIDNFQEAVELLRGKVDATHETRLTALARQLVAMRESGRLEDAQRVIDALPDLSTLDGALRHDLLYERGLIAMDAGGIEESKSSLETLLNEAVEGGDLKREIKALLAMAQLFEKENQLPHAANLLMQVSQKVEQVGDLDLQDPDDRKLFWTAYNQLGTLFIRQKDYQRAQQFLQTAYQQARAIEDFRGLVRVMSNFGALSLSVRDVKRAQQYFENAAQFARATGDLLNQSRIFTNLGITAMEAGELDQAKEYFRSARSLAEEIGWYEGLAELSLHIKRLRKALS; encoded by the coding sequence ATGAGCGACGACAAAAACATCCCCGAGCTGCTCGACGTCGAGGTCGAACCGCTCGCCCCTGATGACCCGGCCTCGATCTCCCAGTCGCACCGCCCGGGAACCTCCCCCAGCGGCTTCTCCGCCCCCTCTCGCCCCGCGCGCAAGAGCGCGGCCGATCCGCTCATCGGCACGCGCCTCAAAGACACCTACGAACTCGTCTCCAAGATCGGCGAAGGGGGCATGGGCAACGTCTACTCCGCCATCCAGTACCCGCTGGAGCGGAAGGTCGCCGTCAAAGTCCTCAAACCCACCGAAAACAACCCCGACGGCGAATTCTACTTTATGCGGGAGGTGCGTGCGATCAACATGCTGCGCCACCCCAACATCATTACCATCGTCGACTACGGTAAAGAAGATGACGGCACGCTCTACCTGGTCATGGAGCACCTGCCCGGGCTGACGCTGAAAGACGTCATCAAAAAAGAGTTTCCCCTCGACCCCAAGCGCGTCTGCGGCATCCTCATTCAACTCTTGAGCGCGCTGGAGCAGGCTCACAACGCCGAGATCGTGCACTGCGACCTCAAGCCGGCCAACATCATGGTCGAGAAGGTCGCCGGCCAGCCCGACTTCGTCAAAGTGCTCGACTTCGGCATCGCCAAGGTCAAAGGCCCCGCGATGGAGGCTGGCCCCTACACCCAGGCCGGCAACATCGTAGGCACCTTCGACTACATGAGCCCCGAACAGATCATGCGCAAAGACGACCTCGACGGTCGCGCTGACGTCTGGTCGGTCGGTGTCATTCTCTACGAGATGCTCACCCGCAAGCGCATCTTCCACGCCAAAGATGCCGTCACGATCATCGGTCGGGTGATGCAGTCGCCGATTCGCCCGCCCTCCGAGCTTGCCCCCGATGTGCCCATCCCGCCTGTGCTGGAGCACATCACGATGCGGGCGATGGAGCGCAACGTCCGCAAGCGTTACCAGACCGCAAAAGAGATGCGCGACGCCCTGCAGCGCGCACTCAACGAGCTGGAGAGCGGCCACACCGGCAACGTCGGCCCGTACAGCGGCGACAGCGGTAACTACAGCGGCAACTACAGCGGCTCGCTCGCTGCAAGCGGTCTCGTGCGTGGCGGCACCGGCAACATGCGCGGGGGCACGGGCAACATGCGCCCGGCCACCGGCCCCGGCCCCGACAGCGGCTCGACCAGCCGCACCGGTTTGAGCAGCCTCTACACCCGCTCCGGCGGGTTCGGCGCGATGGGCCTTGAGCAATCCCAACGCCTGGCCACCGGCATCGCCGCGGGCACCTCGGTGCTCGACCAGACCTTTAGCGCCGACGCTCTGGAGGGAAGCCTTGCTGGCGAACGCCGCAAGGTCGCCGTACTGGCCATTCAGCAGCGCTCTCGCCGCAAGTCCGGCATCGACCCCGAAGAGCTCGCCCGGCGTAGCCGTCAGGAGAAAAAGCTCATCGAAGAGATCGTGCGCCACTTCGATGGCGAGATCGACTCCAACCTGGGCGGCACCTACACCGTGCTCTTCGGCGCGCGCAAAGCCCGGGTCGGCGACAACGTGCGGGCCGTGGAGTGCGCCGTCGCTCTCCAGCAGAAGTTCCGCTCGCTGGAGCAGGGGGCTGATCATATCGGCATCGGTCTGGTCTATGGCGAGGTCTTTGTCAGCGACCGCAAGGGCGGCAACGCCTATGGCGAAGCCATCGATCGCGCCATCGAGATCGCCCGGGGCGTGCGCGAGGCCTCGATCTTCGCCGACGAAGATCTCATCGACGCCACCCGCGAAAACGTTCGCTTCTCCAACCTGCGCGCGATCGCCGGCGAAGAGGCCGCCGAAGTACTGGGCATGGAGGCGCCCGCAACCCGGGCCCCCCGCGATCTGGCCGAAATCGATGTCTACGTACCGCGCCCGGTCTACTTCGAAGAGCTGATGCGCCGCGCCACCACTGCGCGCGGCACTGAAGTCGGTAAAGGTGTCGGCGGCGGCGTTGCCATCCTCGGCGATCTGGGCACCGGCAAGAGCCTGCTCCTCGATCGCTACGCCAGCGCTCTGAGCGAGGCAGGCTGGCAGACCTTCGTCGTCAGAGACGCCGAGCTGGGCGCAGCCCAGGTCGCGCTGCAGCCGGTGCGCTCCTGGATTCGCCAGATCGCACAGACCTACAAAGATCCGGCCGTCCTCATCACCAAGGCCTGCGAGGCCATCGGTCTGAACAAGAAACACATCGGCCCGGTGCTGCAGGTCTTTCTCGGCCAGCAAAAAGACGCCCTCAACACCCCGGATGTGCCATGGAGCGACGCGCAGGGCTTTTCGAACTTCGCCGCCGCCCTGCTCTACCGCCTGCTGCGCTTTGCGATGAAGAAGGGCCCGGTGCTGCTCGCCATCGACGATGTGATGGTGGAAGACCGCTTCACCATCGACTTCATCGACAACCTGCTGGCCGGTATCCAGAAGCAGCCCATCCTCCTGGCCGTCACACGTCGCATTGAATCGACCGCGCTCGACCACGGCCTGCCGGGGAACTTCGAGATCCTGCAGATCGGCGGATTCTCCGAAGATGAGTCCCGTCAGTTTGTCGCGCAGGTGCTCGGTTATACGCCGCCGCCGGAGATCGTCGCTCAGGTGCATGCTCGCTCCAGCGGCAACCCCATGTTCCTCTACGAGCTGGTGCGCGCCGTCCTTCAGAAGAGCGGTGGCAAGCTCGCCAGCGAAAAGGAGCTCCTCGACGCCGGCGTACCGCTCAACCTCCGGGAGCTGCTTGCGGCCCGGATTGACGCCCTGCCCGATCAACTTCGTGACGTCCTGGCCATCGCCTCGGTGGTCGGCGAGAGCTTCCGCGAAGACTTCTTCATGCAGATCATTCCGGCGCATCTGGACCCACAGGGTGCGCTGCAAGATCTGGTGGCGCTGAACTTCCTGGAGGCCCGCTTCGACGGCTTTGAGCGCATTCACGTCGCCTTCCAACCCCGCGCGCTGCGTCGGGTTGCCTACGAGCGCCTCCCGAAGTCGACGCGCGCTCAGCTGCACTCGCGCATCATCGAGTTTTTGGAGGGCGCACCCGAGTTCGCGGCGGTCGACCCCATTGAGTACCCCCTGATGGTGGCCTTCCACTACCGTGCGGTCGAGGGCTTTGAAGGTGCGGCCTATTACCTGACCCGCGCCGGTGAACTTTTGATGGAGCTCTACGACTACGCCGGAGCGATCGACAACTTCCAGGAAGCCGTCGAGTTACTCAGGGGCAAGGTCGACGCCACACACGAGACGAGACTGACTGCGCTGGCCCGCCAGCTCGTCGCCATGCGCGAGTCCGGCCGCCTGGAAGATGCCCAGCGCGTCATCGACGCCCTGCCCGACCTCAGCACCCTCGACGGGGCGCTTCGACACGATCTTCTCTACGAACGCGGCCTCATCGCCATGGACGCCGGCGGCATCGAAGAGAGCAAGTCCAGCCTGGAGACCCTCCTCAACGAAGCGGTCGAGGGCGGTGATCTCAAGCGCGAGATCAAGGCGCTGCTCGCCATGGCCCAGCTCTTCGAGAAGGAAAACCAGCTCCCTCACGCCGCCAATCTCCTGATGCAGGTATCCCAGAAGGTCGAGCAAGTGGGCGACCTCGACCTGCAAGATCCCGATGACCGCAAGCTCTTCTGGACCGCGTACAATCAACTGGGCACCCTCTTCATCCGCCAGAAGGACTACCAGCGCGCCCAGCAATTTTTACAGACCGCCTACCAGCAGGCACGCGCCATCGAGGACTTCCGCGGGCTTGTGCGGGTGATGTCCAACTTCGGCGCGCTCAGCCTGAGCGTGCGCGACGTCAAACGCGCCCAGCAGTACTTTGAGAACGCCGCCCAGTTCGCCCGCGCCACCGGTGATCTACTTAACCAGAGCCGCATCTTTACCAACCTGGGTATCACGGCCATGGAGGCCGGCGAGCTCGACCAGGCCAAAGAGTACTTCCGAAGCGCCCGCTCACTGGCCGAAGAGATCGGGTGGTACGAGGGGCTTGCCGAGCTCTCGCTGCACATCAAGCGGCTGCGCAAGGCGCTGAGCTAA
- a CDS encoding penicillin-insensitive murein endopeptidase, with the protein MLPELGASDPYFPYVPGEDSTPTRSIGDVVTGHLINARPLPLPHPHLAVLPVQRTRGLMYTTDAMIALVEDAAAHVAEHHPGSVVFLGNFGRKGGGDIPYSVSHNNGRDADLAFFLVDVEGTPALLDDLLSLDDQGQILLEDDETQAPRLLRFDPTRNWTLVEGLLRSNAADLQYIFISNPLRTLLLAEGRRRGAPRELLERAATLLVQPGGALPHDDHFHLRIHCTPLDLASGCVERGRRGPGFRPDLSLRRDVQERATDLLASSTPELRAAAVERLALLGSRSASRQVLALIDDPSPRVRAAVARALPELGSHLPALSARQSVETHPRVLAELIHALSRTADPDATRALARLLQRPEVVDLGSAGQLPLASLAAEALARRDDPTPVPDLIEALDTADPITRRQIEHALRILTNHDLNAVAHALDPRPEDNSPAALWRAWYQEHRRLSRDQWLTRGFQIAGFQIDEISLRYVWELCQAVAEDPHLSYNAQRTLMRLSGNEPQSLGWPRHDANFYWRRWFERRWQRMGLPPMPPHLTTLGPNNPYASDDDS; encoded by the coding sequence GTGCTCCCCGAACTCGGCGCTTCCGATCCTTACTTCCCCTATGTACCCGGGGAAGACTCCACCCCCACACGCTCGATCGGCGACGTGGTGACCGGACATCTGATCAACGCCCGACCTCTGCCCCTGCCCCACCCGCACCTGGCCGTGCTCCCGGTGCAGCGCACCCGCGGGCTGATGTACACCACCGACGCCATGATCGCCCTCGTCGAGGATGCCGCCGCGCACGTCGCCGAGCACCATCCCGGGAGTGTGGTCTTTCTCGGCAACTTCGGGCGCAAAGGCGGCGGCGATATCCCCTACTCGGTGAGCCATAATAACGGCCGCGACGCCGATCTGGCCTTCTTCTTGGTCGACGTCGAGGGCACACCGGCGCTCCTCGACGATCTTCTTTCCCTCGACGATCAGGGCCAGATCCTGCTCGAAGATGACGAAACGCAAGCGCCCCGCCTGCTGCGCTTTGATCCCACCCGCAATTGGACCCTGGTCGAGGGACTGTTGCGCTCGAACGCCGCAGACCTTCAATACATCTTCATCTCCAATCCGCTGCGCACATTGCTTCTTGCCGAAGGGCGCCGCCGCGGCGCGCCGCGTGAACTTCTGGAACGTGCAGCAACGCTTCTTGTGCAACCGGGCGGCGCGCTGCCTCATGACGACCACTTTCATCTGCGCATCCACTGCACCCCGCTCGACCTGGCCTCGGGTTGCGTGGAGCGGGGCCGACGCGGACCGGGCTTTCGCCCCGACCTCTCGCTCCGCCGTGATGTGCAAGAGCGCGCCACCGACCTCCTCGCCAGCTCCACCCCCGAGCTCCGAGCAGCCGCCGTCGAACGCCTCGCGCTGCTCGGCTCCCGGTCCGCCTCTCGCCAGGTGCTGGCGCTGATCGACGATCCCTCCCCCCGGGTCCGCGCAGCCGTCGCCCGCGCGCTCCCCGAACTCGGCAGCCACCTGCCAGCGCTCAGCGCTCGCCAGAGCGTCGAAACCCACCCCCGGGTCCTCGCCGAGCTCATTCACGCCCTCTCTCGCACCGCTGACCCCGACGCCACCCGCGCGCTGGCCCGCTTGCTCCAGCGCCCCGAGGTCGTCGATCTCGGCTCTGCAGGCCAACTTCCCCTGGCCTCCCTTGCCGCCGAAGCACTGGCCCGACGCGACGATCCGACGCCGGTCCCCGACCTCATCGAAGCCCTCGACACGGCCGACCCGATCACCCGACGCCAGATCGAACACGCGCTGCGCATCCTCACCAACCACGATCTCAACGCCGTCGCGCACGCTCTCGACCCCCGCCCCGAAGACAACTCCCCGGCCGCACTCTGGCGCGCCTGGTACCAGGAGCATCGTCGCCTCAGCCGCGACCAGTGGTTAACCCGCGGCTTTCAGATCGCCGGTTTTCAGATCGACGAGATCAGCCTGCGCTACGTCTGGGAGCTCTGCCAGGCCGTCGCCGAAGATCCCCACCTGAGCTACAACGCGCAGCGCACCCTGATGCGCCTCTCCGGCAACGAACCCCAAAGTCTGGGCTGGCCTCGTCATGACGCCAACTTCTACTGGCGACGCTGGTTCGAACGCCGCTGGCAGCGTATGGGGCTCCCGCCGATGCCTCCCCATCTGACCACCCTGGGCCCGAACAACCCTTACGCCTCCGACGATGACTCCTGA
- a CDS encoding RidA family protein: MSEKIIVRTENAPQAIGPYSQAVGYNGLYFVSGQIALDPATGELVEGGVEIQTRQVMANLEAVLAAAGLNFTHVLRATIFLKNMQDFQKVNAIYGAFFDENPPARACVEVSRLPKDVLVEIDVIAASPTA; encoded by the coding sequence GTGAGTGAGAAGATCATCGTCCGCACCGAGAACGCCCCCCAGGCCATCGGCCCCTACTCCCAGGCCGTGGGCTACAACGGCCTCTATTTTGTAAGCGGCCAGATCGCCCTGGACCCGGCCACCGGCGAGCTCGTGGAGGGAGGCGTCGAGATCCAGACCCGCCAGGTGATGGCCAACCTGGAGGCCGTTCTGGCCGCCGCCGGCCTCAACTTCACCCACGTGCTCCGCGCGACAATCTTTTTAAAGAACATGCAGGACTTCCAGAAGGTCAACGCCATCTACGGTGCCTTCTTCGACGAGAACCCACCGGCTCGCGCCTGCGTCGAGGTTTCGCGTCTTCCCAAAGATGTGCTCGTCGAGATCGACGTCATCGCCGCCTCTCCCACCGCCTGA
- a CDS encoding AAA family ATPase, whose protein sequence is MSLPLSREVGSVYQQAQKLAEHRGEPVSSGHVLLALFEVPNQAATFLTDRAISVSQMRLALEHERAEPAEVMSRVGDRSQRLASSGGAEAVTSLHLLAALIRETRGQAYGLLSASGANVGAIRAAVMSYATSSQPVPQRFQRNDVLPASRRGGREAAAKPVEQTLTPIGLHPFFSSGGRTGLSDAPSNAALSAKMQIEEAEAALTEPDLPPPPPSPPRARTHPGERAPLRGPRSGRGAIDALRESGGGLSLDNHPGINRGGRPRQPTRPNPAVQDERPELEHDAPSPEVQDGGAATPVADATDDARKTARSLAERLLARGGLEPVEDAPSEPAEPAREVIEVSHTRPHTQLARPDEDLAARYALSEEDFPNLVRYGRNLTEEAALANIDPVVGRDTEIAQLIDILGKRRSNNPLLVGEPGVGKTAVVEGLACRLAEMARGGIAFGERVIVELEMGRLLSGTHLRGSFSERLLGIKDEVARAGGQIIVFLDEVHTWISAGASGDGTDAAGELKTALARGKFPCIGATTHDEYRKFIESDPAFERRFQTVTVEEPDEATALRIIEGVRTHYERHHSVRYSPGALAAAVGLSVRYVHDRQLPDKAIGVLDLAGSRAARQGIQEVDREAIARVVADVAGIPADRLTGSDRERFLHMESFLSEGVVGHLESVRTISELIRRNYAGFRSKRPIGSLLFLGPTGVGKTEMVKVLADFLFHERDAIVRLDMSEFMESHSVSRFIGAPPGYVGYEQGGQLTEAVRQRPYQVVLLDEIEKAHPDVLNLLLQLFDEGRLTDGRGRQVDFSNTLVIMTSNLGAEAFDAAPQESRGARIGFGARAMSPREDTRRRDALRDEVLTAAKGHFTPELWNRIDERLVFMPLSRDEVARIATLQLGDSQRRLWEESAIRLAFDEAVVDHLIANGGYDARMGARPMRQTIQRLVEGAVAQEILSGRVVRGGTVRVVVDGDRLRCETQG, encoded by the coding sequence ATGAGTCTACCTCTGAGTCGCGAAGTGGGATCTGTCTATCAGCAGGCCCAGAAATTAGCGGAACATCGTGGGGAGCCGGTCAGCAGCGGGCATGTGCTGCTGGCCCTCTTTGAGGTGCCCAACCAGGCGGCGACCTTTCTGACGGATCGTGCGATCTCGGTCTCGCAGATGCGTCTCGCGCTGGAGCATGAGCGTGCGGAGCCGGCTGAAGTGATGTCGCGCGTGGGCGATCGCAGCCAGCGACTTGCGTCCAGTGGCGGGGCCGAGGCTGTGACCAGTCTGCATCTTCTGGCGGCGTTGATCCGCGAGACGCGTGGGCAGGCCTACGGGCTGCTCTCCGCTTCCGGCGCGAATGTGGGGGCGATTCGCGCGGCGGTGATGAGTTATGCGACCTCCTCGCAGCCGGTGCCGCAGCGTTTCCAGCGCAATGATGTGCTGCCGGCCTCCCGGCGCGGGGGCCGTGAGGCCGCGGCCAAACCGGTGGAGCAGACGTTGACCCCCATCGGGCTCCATCCTTTCTTCAGCTCGGGTGGGCGCACCGGTTTGAGTGATGCGCCCTCAAACGCAGCGTTGTCAGCGAAGATGCAGATCGAAGAGGCCGAGGCGGCGCTCACCGAGCCGGACCTGCCACCGCCACCACCCTCGCCGCCGCGGGCACGCACACATCCCGGGGAGCGCGCCCCGCTGCGCGGGCCACGCTCGGGCCGCGGCGCGATCGATGCGCTTCGCGAGAGCGGAGGGGGGCTCTCGTTGGATAACCACCCGGGTATCAATCGCGGGGGGCGACCGCGTCAGCCGACGCGTCCCAACCCGGCGGTGCAAGACGAGCGGCCGGAGCTTGAGCATGACGCGCCCTCGCCGGAGGTGCAGGATGGCGGGGCGGCCACTCCGGTAGCGGATGCGACCGACGACGCGCGAAAGACTGCGCGCAGCCTGGCCGAGAGGCTTCTGGCCCGCGGGGGGCTTGAGCCCGTTGAGGACGCGCCGAGCGAGCCGGCGGAGCCGGCGCGCGAGGTGATTGAGGTCAGTCACACCCGGCCTCACACGCAGCTCGCGCGTCCCGACGAAGATCTGGCGGCGCGCTATGCGCTCAGCGAAGAGGACTTCCCCAATCTGGTGCGCTACGGCCGTAACCTCACCGAGGAGGCGGCGCTGGCCAACATCGACCCCGTGGTCGGACGCGATACCGAGATCGCGCAGCTTATCGATATTCTGGGCAAACGCCGCTCTAACAATCCGCTGCTCGTTGGCGAGCCGGGTGTGGGGAAGACGGCGGTGGTCGAGGGCCTGGCCTGCCGACTGGCCGAGATGGCTCGTGGTGGCATCGCTTTCGGCGAGCGGGTGATCGTGGAGTTGGAGATGGGCCGCCTCTTGAGCGGCACCCATCTTCGCGGCAGCTTCTCCGAGCGGCTCCTGGGCATCAAAGATGAGGTCGCTCGCGCCGGCGGTCAGATCATCGTGTTCCTCGATGAGGTGCACACCTGGATCTCGGCCGGGGCCAGCGGCGATGGCACCGATGCAGCCGGGGAGCTGAAGACGGCGCTTGCGCGCGGGAAGTTCCCCTGCATCGGGGCGACGACCCACGATGAGTACCGAAAGTTCATTGAGAGCGACCCGGCCTTTGAACGTCGCTTTCAGACGGTAACGGTTGAGGAGCCCGATGAAGCCACGGCGCTGCGCATCATCGAAGGTGTGCGTACCCATTATGAGCGCCACCACAGCGTGCGTTACTCGCCAGGTGCGCTGGCCGCGGCGGTAGGCCTGTCGGTGCGCTATGTGCATGACCGACAATTGCCCGACAAAGCCATCGGGGTGCTGGACCTGGCCGGAAGCCGGGCGGCGCGCCAGGGCATTCAGGAGGTGGATCGCGAGGCGATTGCACGGGTCGTCGCCGATGTGGCGGGCATCCCCGCCGACCGGCTCACCGGAAGCGATCGCGAGCGATTCTTGCACATGGAGAGCTTCCTCTCCGAAGGCGTGGTTGGCCACCTGGAGAGCGTACGCACCATCTCGGAGCTGATTCGACGCAACTACGCCGGCTTCCGCAGCAAACGCCCCATCGGCAGTCTGCTCTTCCTTGGGCCGACCGGTGTCGGTAAGACCGAGATGGTCAAAGTGCTGGCCGACTTCCTCTTCCATGAACGCGACGCGATCGTGCGGCTGGATATGTCGGAGTTTATGGAGTCTCACTCGGTGAGTCGCTTTATCGGGGCGCCTCCCGGGTACGTGGGCTACGAGCAGGGCGGCCAGCTCACCGAGGCGGTGCGTCAGCGCCCCTACCAGGTGGTCTTGCTCGACGAGATTGAGAAGGCCCACCCGGATGTGCTCAACCTGCTTCTTCAGCTCTTTGATGAGGGGCGGCTGACCGACGGTCGTGGCCGACAGGTGGACTTCTCCAACACGCTTGTGATCATGACGAGCAACCTGGGTGCGGAGGCTTTTGATGCCGCACCGCAGGAGAGCCGTGGGGCGCGCATCGGATTTGGGGCGCGGGCGATGAGCCCGCGCGAGGACACTCGCCGGCGCGATGCGCTTCGCGATGAGGTACTCACCGCGGCGAAGGGCCATTTCACCCCGGAGTTATGGAACCGCATCGACGAGCGGCTGGTCTTTATGCCGCTGAGTCGCGATGAGGTCGCGCGCATCGCCACCCTGCAGTTGGGAGACAGTCAGCGGCGGCTGTGGGAAGAGAGCGCGATTCGCCTGGCGTTTGATGAGGCGGTCGTCGATCACCTCATTGCAAACGGCGGCTACGATGCGCGCATGGGCGCACGCCCGATGCGTCAGACGATTCAGCGTCTGGTCGAAGGTGCCGTCGCCCAGGAGATACTCTCAGGGCGTGTGGTGCGCGGGGGCACGGTTCGGGTGGTGGTCGATGGCGATCGGCTGCGCTGTGAGACGCAAGGCTGA
- a CDS encoding Rossmann-like and DUF2520 domain-containing protein — MSTSTSDDLPWIIVGYGRVGQALHLLAHQLGAHVKATWNRTEAAAHAAPPAPGARTFGALPEALLTHLDEPALVWLTVVDDAIASTARALAPHIAPGSVIVHTSGSLASTELQPPPPGCAIASLHPLQAITEPVRAVQRFHRTFWSVEGDDRAVEHLEELLRPAGIAPQRIEPQTKPYYHAAAVTAANLLVSLIDASIDIATQAHIDPDIARTALVELAGSSLDNLSRNRPARALSGPVARGDEHTIEQHRQALANLGDESDLLAIYDLLTERARRLMRPTEDD; from the coding sequence ATGAGCACCTCCACCTCTGACGACTTGCCCTGGATCATCGTAGGCTACGGGCGCGTAGGGCAAGCGCTGCATCTGCTCGCCCACCAGCTTGGCGCGCATGTTAAGGCGACCTGGAACCGTACCGAGGCTGCCGCCCATGCGGCACCTCCGGCTCCCGGAGCGCGCACCTTCGGTGCGCTGCCCGAAGCACTGCTCACCCACCTTGATGAGCCGGCGCTTGTGTGGCTGACGGTGGTCGACGATGCCATCGCCTCCACAGCCCGCGCGCTGGCCCCGCACATCGCCCCCGGCTCGGTGATCGTGCACACCTCGGGAAGTCTCGCCAGCACCGAGCTTCAACCGCCACCGCCGGGCTGCGCCATCGCCTCGCTGCATCCCCTGCAAGCCATCACCGAACCGGTGCGCGCGGTCCAGCGCTTCCACCGCACCTTCTGGAGTGTCGAGGGCGACGATCGCGCCGTCGAACATCTCGAAGAGCTCTTGCGTCCGGCGGGCATCGCCCCCCAGCGTATCGAACCTCAGACCAAGCCCTACTACCACGCCGCCGCGGTCACCGCTGCAAATCTGCTGGTGAGTCTAATTGACGCCTCGATCGACATCGCCACCCAGGCCCATATCGATCCCGACATCGCCCGCACCGCCCTGGTGGAGTTGGCCGGCTCAAGCCTCGACAACCTCAGCCGCAACCGCCCCGCCCGGGCCCTGAGCGGACCGGTGGCTCGTGGCGACGAACACACCATCGAGCAACACCGCCAGGCGCTGGCCAACCTCGGCGATGAGAGCGACCTTCTGGCGATTTACGATCTTCTCACCGAGCGAGCGCGCCGACTGATGCGCCCCACCGAAGACGATTGA
- the nadD gene encoding nicotinate (nicotinamide) nucleotide adenylyltransferase: MTDPQNVALFGGSFNPPHVCHTLATLWVLQTQPVDEVWWIPTYQHAFNKDLASFEARKAMCQAAVSPFRDVRICEIERELGGESRTIDTVSALQERHPHTRFSLVVGADILSEVDRWKRWDELMTRVNLIVVGRRGHNLDTSPDKIDLELPDISSTIIRDALARCDYESVRAWIPADVLTIIDHHQLYLGTHCA; the protein is encoded by the coding sequence ATGACTGATCCCCAAAACGTCGCGCTCTTCGGCGGCAGCTTCAACCCACCGCATGTCTGTCACACCCTGGCCACGCTCTGGGTCTTGCAGACTCAACCTGTCGACGAGGTCTGGTGGATCCCCACCTACCAGCATGCCTTCAACAAAGATCTCGCCAGCTTTGAGGCCCGAAAGGCGATGTGTCAGGCGGCGGTTTCCCCCTTTCGCGATGTGCGTATCTGCGAGATCGAGCGTGAACTTGGCGGCGAGAGTCGCACCATCGATACGGTCAGCGCGCTCCAGGAGCGCCACCCCCACACCCGCTTCTCGCTGGTCGTGGGCGCCGATATCTTAAGCGAAGTCGACCGCTGGAAGCGATGGGATGAGCTGATGACGAGGGTCAACCTCATCGTCGTGGGCCGGCGCGGTCACAACCTGGACACCTCTCCAGATAAGATCGACCTTGAGCTCCCCGACATCAGCTCCACCATCATCCGCGACGCTCTGGCGCGCTGCGACTACGAGAGCGTGCGCGCCTGGATTCCGGCCGACGTGCTCACCATCATCGATCACCATCAGCTCTACCTGGGTACGCACTGCGCATGA